In a genomic window of Muntiacus reevesi chromosome 1, mMunRee1.1, whole genome shotgun sequence:
- the STX10 gene encoding syntaxin-10 isoform X5: MWEGSAGGHEGLLSSQPVWGRNGGREDRVLPPASRARCAPARSEVQKAVNTARGLYQRWCELLQESAVVGHEELDWTTNELRNGLRSIEWDLEDLEETIGIVEANPGKFKLPAGDLQERKVFVQKMREAVQEMKDHMVSPAAVAFMERNNKEMLTGKPATLKSSSDLLDASVVSTTSRYIEEQQATQQYAGRLRSGDGPHPVPDGWGP; encoded by the exons ATGTGGGAGGGGTCCGCAGGGGGACATGAGGGTCTCCTGAGCTCTCAACCTGTTTGGGGGCGTAATGGTGGGCGGGAGGACCGCGTTCTCCCCCCGGCCAGCCGCGCGCGCTGTGCCCCTGCCCGCAGCGAGGTGCAGAAGGCGGTGAACACGGCCCGCGGGCTGTACCAGCGGTGGTGTGAGCTCCTGCAGGAGAGCGCGGTGGTCGGACACGAGGAGCTGGACTGGACGACCAACGAGCTGCGGAATGGCCTGCGCAGCATCGAGTGGGACCTCGAAGACCTGGAGGAAACCATTG GCATAGTGGAAGCCAACCCCGGCAAGTTCAAGCTCCCAGCTGGAGACCTTCAGGAGAGAAAAGTGTTTGTGCAGAAGATGCGGGAAGCAGTGCAG GAAATGAAAGATCATATGGTCAGCCCGGCAGCCGTAGCCTTCATGGAGAGGAATAACAAGGAG ATGCTGACTGGCAAGCCGGCCACTCTGAAGTCCTCCAGCGACTTGCTGGACGCCAGTGTGGTCTCGACCACCTCTCGCTACATTGAAGAGCAGCAGGCCACACAGCAG TATGCTGGACGCCTTCGCTCAGGAGATGGACCACACCCAGTCCCGGATGGATGGGGTCCTTAG
- the STX10 gene encoding syntaxin-10 isoform X3 yields MSLEDPFFVVRGEVQKAVNTARGLYQRWCELLQESAVVGHEELDWTTNELRNGLRSIEWDLEDLEETIGIVEANPGKFKLPAGDLQERKVFVQKMREAVQEMKDHMVSPAAVAFMERNNKEMLTGKPATLKSSSDLLDASVVSTTSRYIEEQQATQQLILDQQDQQLEMVSGSISVLKHMSGRVGEELDEQGIMLDAFAQEMDHTQSRMDGVLRKMAKLSHMTSDRRQWCAIAVLLGVLLLVLILFFSL; encoded by the exons ATGTCTCTCGAAGATCCTTTTTTTGTAGTCCGAGG CGAGGTGCAGAAGGCGGTGAACACGGCCCGCGGGCTGTACCAGCGGTGGTGTGAGCTCCTGCAGGAGAGCGCGGTGGTCGGACACGAGGAGCTGGACTGGACGACCAACGAGCTGCGGAATGGCCTGCGCAGCATCGAGTGGGACCTCGAAGACCTGGAGGAAACCATTG GCATAGTGGAAGCCAACCCCGGCAAGTTCAAGCTCCCAGCTGGAGACCTTCAGGAGAGAAAAGTGTTTGTGCAGAAGATGCGGGAAGCAGTGCAG GAAATGAAAGATCATATGGTCAGCCCGGCAGCCGTAGCCTTCATGGAGAGGAATAACAAGGAG ATGCTGACTGGCAAGCCGGCCACTCTGAAGTCCTCCAGCGACTTGCTGGACGCCAGTGTGGTCTCGACCACCTCTCGCTACATTGAAGAGCAGCAGGCCACACAGCAG CTGATCCTGGACCAGCAGGATCAACAGCTGGAAATGGTGTCTGGGAGCATCTCAGTTCTGAAACACATGTCCGGCCGTGTTGGGGAGGAGCTGGACGAGCAGGGCAT TATGCTGGACGCCTTCGCTCAGGAGATGGACCACACCCAGTCCCGGATGGATGGGGTCCTTAGGAAGATGGCCAAATTATCCCACATGACCAGTG ACCGCCGACAGTGGTGTGCCATCGCGGTGCTGCTGGGGGTGCTGCTCCTGgtcctcatcctcttcttctctctctga
- the STX10 gene encoding syntaxin-10 isoform X6, with amino-acid sequence MSLEDPFFVVRGEVQKAVNTARGLYQRWCELLQESAVVGHEELDWTTNELRNGLRSIEWDLEDLEETIGIVEANPGKFKLPAGDLQERKVFVQKMREAVQEMKDHMVSPAAVAFMERNNKEMLTGKPATLKSSSDLLDASVVSTTSRYIEEQQATQQLILDQQDQQLEMVSGSISVLKHMSGRVGEELDEQVCWTPSLRRWTTPSPGWMGSLGRWPNYPT; translated from the exons ATGTCTCTCGAAGATCCTTTTTTTGTAGTCCGAGG CGAGGTGCAGAAGGCGGTGAACACGGCCCGCGGGCTGTACCAGCGGTGGTGTGAGCTCCTGCAGGAGAGCGCGGTGGTCGGACACGAGGAGCTGGACTGGACGACCAACGAGCTGCGGAATGGCCTGCGCAGCATCGAGTGGGACCTCGAAGACCTGGAGGAAACCATTG GCATAGTGGAAGCCAACCCCGGCAAGTTCAAGCTCCCAGCTGGAGACCTTCAGGAGAGAAAAGTGTTTGTGCAGAAGATGCGGGAAGCAGTGCAG GAAATGAAAGATCATATGGTCAGCCCGGCAGCCGTAGCCTTCATGGAGAGGAATAACAAGGAG ATGCTGACTGGCAAGCCGGCCACTCTGAAGTCCTCCAGCGACTTGCTGGACGCCAGTGTGGTCTCGACCACCTCTCGCTACATTGAAGAGCAGCAGGCCACACAGCAG CTGATCCTGGACCAGCAGGATCAACAGCTGGAAATGGTGTCTGGGAGCATCTCAGTTCTGAAACACATGTCCGGCCGTGTTGGGGAGGAGCTGGACGAGCAGG TATGCTGGACGCCTTCGCTCAGGAGATGGACCACACCCAGTCCCGGATGGATGGGGTCCTTAGGAAGATGGCCAAATTATCCCACATGA
- the STX10 gene encoding syntaxin-10 isoform X4, with product MWEGSAGGHEGLLSSQPVWGRNGGREDRVLPPASRARCAPARSEVQKAVNTARGLYQRWCELLQESAVVGHEELDWTTNELRNGLRSIEWDLEDLEETIGIVEANPGKFKLPAGDLQERKVFVQKMREAVQEMKDHMVSPAAVAFMERNNKEMLTGKPATLKSSSDLLDASVVSTTSRYIEEQQATQQSLQELMPSWSWQYAGRLRSGDGPHPVPDGWGP from the exons ATGTGGGAGGGGTCCGCAGGGGGACATGAGGGTCTCCTGAGCTCTCAACCTGTTTGGGGGCGTAATGGTGGGCGGGAGGACCGCGTTCTCCCCCCGGCCAGCCGCGCGCGCTGTGCCCCTGCCCGCAGCGAGGTGCAGAAGGCGGTGAACACGGCCCGCGGGCTGTACCAGCGGTGGTGTGAGCTCCTGCAGGAGAGCGCGGTGGTCGGACACGAGGAGCTGGACTGGACGACCAACGAGCTGCGGAATGGCCTGCGCAGCATCGAGTGGGACCTCGAAGACCTGGAGGAAACCATTG GCATAGTGGAAGCCAACCCCGGCAAGTTCAAGCTCCCAGCTGGAGACCTTCAGGAGAGAAAAGTGTTTGTGCAGAAGATGCGGGAAGCAGTGCAG GAAATGAAAGATCATATGGTCAGCCCGGCAGCCGTAGCCTTCATGGAGAGGAATAACAAGGAG ATGCTGACTGGCAAGCCGGCCACTCTGAAGTCCTCCAGCGACTTGCTGGACGCCAGTGTGGTCTCGACCACCTCTCGCTACATTGAAGAGCAGCAGGCCACACAGCAG AGCCTCCAGGAGCTGATGCCTTCCTGGTCTTGGCAGTATGCTGGACGCCTTCGCTCAGGAGATGGACCACACCCAGTCCCGGATGGATGGGGTCCTTAG
- the STX10 gene encoding syntaxin-10 isoform X1, giving the protein MWEGSAGGHEGLLSSQPVWGRNGGREDRVLPPASRARCAPARSEVQKAVNTARGLYQRWCELLQESAVVGHEELDWTTNELRNGLRSIEWDLEDLEETIGIVEANPGKFKLPAGDLQERKVFVQKMREAVQEMKDHMVSPAAVAFMERNNKEMLTGKPATLKSSSDLLDASVVSTTSRYIEEQQATQQLILDQQDQQLEMVSGSISVLKHMSGRVGEELDEQGIMLDAFAQEMDHTQSRMDGVLRKMAKLSHMTSDRRQWCAIAVLLGVLLLVLILFFSL; this is encoded by the exons ATGTGGGAGGGGTCCGCAGGGGGACATGAGGGTCTCCTGAGCTCTCAACCTGTTTGGGGGCGTAATGGTGGGCGGGAGGACCGCGTTCTCCCCCCGGCCAGCCGCGCGCGCTGTGCCCCTGCCCGCAGCGAGGTGCAGAAGGCGGTGAACACGGCCCGCGGGCTGTACCAGCGGTGGTGTGAGCTCCTGCAGGAGAGCGCGGTGGTCGGACACGAGGAGCTGGACTGGACGACCAACGAGCTGCGGAATGGCCTGCGCAGCATCGAGTGGGACCTCGAAGACCTGGAGGAAACCATTG GCATAGTGGAAGCCAACCCCGGCAAGTTCAAGCTCCCAGCTGGAGACCTTCAGGAGAGAAAAGTGTTTGTGCAGAAGATGCGGGAAGCAGTGCAG GAAATGAAAGATCATATGGTCAGCCCGGCAGCCGTAGCCTTCATGGAGAGGAATAACAAGGAG ATGCTGACTGGCAAGCCGGCCACTCTGAAGTCCTCCAGCGACTTGCTGGACGCCAGTGTGGTCTCGACCACCTCTCGCTACATTGAAGAGCAGCAGGCCACACAGCAG CTGATCCTGGACCAGCAGGATCAACAGCTGGAAATGGTGTCTGGGAGCATCTCAGTTCTGAAACACATGTCCGGCCGTGTTGGGGAGGAGCTGGACGAGCAGGGCAT TATGCTGGACGCCTTCGCTCAGGAGATGGACCACACCCAGTCCCGGATGGATGGGGTCCTTAGGAAGATGGCCAAATTATCCCACATGACCAGTG ACCGCCGACAGTGGTGTGCCATCGCGGTGCTGCTGGGGGTGCTGCTCCTGgtcctcatcctcttcttctctctctga
- the IER2 gene encoding immediate early response gene 2 protein, producing MEVQKEAQRIMTLSVWKMYHSRMQRGGLRLHRSLQLSLVMRSARELYLSAKVGVHEPEVSSPPVRSPDPRLHPPREAEAAAKAAPGDGEQPSPEPMDTQEAPRAEEAPARCVQRPAKISRKRRSSSLSDGADAALVPSKKARLEEEEEEEGASSEALDRLQPPPAQAEGAFPNLARVLQRRFSGLLNCSPAASSPTASPACEAKPACRPADNMLNVLVRAVVAF from the coding sequence ATGGAAGTGCAGAAAGAGGCGCAACGGATCATGACCCTGTCGGTGTGGAAGATGTACCATTCGCGAATGCAGCGCGGTGGCCTGCGGCTGCACCGGAGCCTGCAGCTGTCGCTGGTAATGCGCAGCGCCCGGGAGCTCTACCTCTCGGCCAAGGTGGGAGTCCACGAACCCGAGGTGTCCTCGCCGCCCGTCCGCTCCCCTGACCCTCGCCTGCACCCTCCTCGGGAAGCTGAAGCCGCAGCCAAGGCAGCTCCCGGGGACGGTGAGCAGCCCTCTCCGGAACCCATGGACACGCAGGAGGCACCGAGAGCCGAGGAGGCCCCCGCCCGCTGTGTCCAGCGCCCCGCCAAAATCAGCCGAAAGCGGCGGAGCAGCAGCCTTAGCGATGGTGCGGACGCCGCTCTGGTTCCGAGCAAGAAAGCCCGcttagaagaagaggaggaggaggaaggggcctCTTCGGAGGCCCTTGATCGCCTGCAGCCCCCTCCGGCGCAAGCGGAGGGCGCCTTCCCCAACCTGGCGCGCGTCCTGCAGAGGCGCTTCTCCGGCCTCCTGAACTGCAGTCCCGCTGCCAGCTCTCCGACGGCGTCCCCGGCATGCGAGGCGAAGCCGGCTTGCCGCCCGGCGGACAACATGCTCAACGTGCTGGTGCGGGCCGTGGTGGCTTTCTGA
- the STX10 gene encoding syntaxin-10 isoform X2 has product MSLEDPFFVVRGRARCAPARSEVQKAVNTARGLYQRWCELLQESAVVGHEELDWTTNELRNGLRSIEWDLEDLEETIGIVEANPGKFKLPAGDLQERKVFVQKMREAVQEMKDHMVSPAAVAFMERNNKEMLTGKPATLKSSSDLLDASVVSTTSRYIEEQQATQQLILDQQDQQLEMVSGSISVLKHMSGRVGEELDEQGIMLDAFAQEMDHTQSRMDGVLRKMAKLSHMTSDRRQWCAIAVLLGVLLLVLILFFSL; this is encoded by the exons ATGTCTCTCGAAGATCCTTTTTTTGTAGTCCGAGG CCGCGCGCGCTGTGCCCCTGCCCGCAGCGAGGTGCAGAAGGCGGTGAACACGGCCCGCGGGCTGTACCAGCGGTGGTGTGAGCTCCTGCAGGAGAGCGCGGTGGTCGGACACGAGGAGCTGGACTGGACGACCAACGAGCTGCGGAATGGCCTGCGCAGCATCGAGTGGGACCTCGAAGACCTGGAGGAAACCATTG GCATAGTGGAAGCCAACCCCGGCAAGTTCAAGCTCCCAGCTGGAGACCTTCAGGAGAGAAAAGTGTTTGTGCAGAAGATGCGGGAAGCAGTGCAG GAAATGAAAGATCATATGGTCAGCCCGGCAGCCGTAGCCTTCATGGAGAGGAATAACAAGGAG ATGCTGACTGGCAAGCCGGCCACTCTGAAGTCCTCCAGCGACTTGCTGGACGCCAGTGTGGTCTCGACCACCTCTCGCTACATTGAAGAGCAGCAGGCCACACAGCAG CTGATCCTGGACCAGCAGGATCAACAGCTGGAAATGGTGTCTGGGAGCATCTCAGTTCTGAAACACATGTCCGGCCGTGTTGGGGAGGAGCTGGACGAGCAGGGCAT TATGCTGGACGCCTTCGCTCAGGAGATGGACCACACCCAGTCCCGGATGGATGGGGTCCTTAGGAAGATGGCCAAATTATCCCACATGACCAGTG ACCGCCGACAGTGGTGTGCCATCGCGGTGCTGCTGGGGGTGCTGCTCCTGgtcctcatcctcttcttctctctctga